A genomic stretch from Pseudomonas sp. MUP55 includes:
- the aceE gene encoding pyruvate dehydrogenase (acetyl-transferring), homodimeric type, whose translation MQDLDPVETQEWLDALESVLDKEGEDRAHYLMTRMGELATRSGSQLPYAITTPYRNTIPVTHEARMPGDLFMERRIRSLVRWNAMAMVMRTNLKDSDLGGHISSFASSATLYDIGFNYFFQAPTDEHGGDLIYFQGHTSPGVYARAFMEGRITEDQMNNFRQEVDGGGLSSYPHPWLMPDFWQFPTVSMGLGPIQAIYQARFMKYLEARGFIPEGKQKVWCFLGDGECDEPESLGAISLAGREKLDNLIFVINCNLQRLDGPVRGNGKIIQELEGVFRGAHWNVTKVIWGRFWDPLLAKDVDGILQRRMDEVIDGEYQNYKAKDGAFVREHFFNTPELKAMVADLSDDEIWKLNRGGHDPYKVYAAYHEAVNHKEQPTVILAKTIKGYGTGAGEAKNTAHNTKKVDVDSLKLFRDRFDIPVKDEELENLPFFKPEPNSAEARYLAERRSALGGFVPQRRANSFSVPTPDLSTLKAILDGSGDREISTTMAFVRILAQLVKDKDIGPRIVPIIPDEARTFGMEGMFRQLGIYSSVGQLYEPVDKDQVMFYKEDKKGQILEEGINEAGAMSSFIAAGTSYSSHNQPMLPFYIFYSMFGFQRIGDLAWAAGDSRTRGFLIGGTAGRTTLNGEGLQHEDGHSHILAATIPNCRTFDPTYGYELAVIIQDGMKKMTEEQQDVFYYITVMNESYQQPAMPAGVEEGIIKGMYLLEEDTREAAHHVQLMGSGTILREVREAAKILRDEFNVGADVWSVTSFNELRRDGLAVERSNRLHPGQKPAKSYVEECLAGRKGPVIASTDYMKLFAEQIRQWVPSKEFKVLGTDGFGRSDSRKKLRHFFEVDRHFVVLAALEALADRGEIEPKVVADAIVKFGINPEKRNPLDC comes from the coding sequence ATGCAAGACCTCGATCCCGTCGAAACCCAGGAATGGCTGGACGCCCTGGAATCGGTTCTCGACAAAGAAGGCGAAGACCGTGCTCACTACCTGATGACCCGTATGGGCGAACTCGCGACCCGCAGCGGCTCGCAGTTGCCTTACGCCATCACCACGCCATACCGCAACACCATCCCCGTTACCCACGAAGCACGCATGCCTGGCGACCTGTTCATGGAACGCCGCATTCGCTCGCTGGTACGCTGGAACGCCATGGCGATGGTAATGCGCACGAACTTGAAAGATTCGGACCTGGGCGGTCACATCTCCAGCTTCGCTTCCAGCGCAACCCTGTACGACATCGGCTTCAACTACTTCTTCCAGGCCCCGACCGACGAACACGGCGGCGACCTGATTTACTTCCAGGGTCACACCTCGCCAGGCGTCTATGCCCGCGCGTTCATGGAAGGTCGCATCACCGAAGACCAGATGAACAACTTCCGTCAGGAAGTGGACGGTGGCGGCTTGTCGTCCTATCCGCACCCTTGGCTGATGCCTGACTTCTGGCAGTTCCCGACCGTTTCCATGGGTCTGGGCCCGATCCAGGCGATCTACCAGGCACGCTTCATGAAGTACCTGGAAGCCCGTGGCTTCATCCCTGAAGGCAAGCAGAAAGTCTGGTGTTTCCTGGGCGACGGCGAGTGCGACGAGCCGGAATCCCTGGGCGCCATCTCCCTGGCCGGCCGCGAGAAGCTGGACAACCTGATCTTCGTCATCAACTGCAACCTGCAGCGCCTCGACGGCCCGGTTCGCGGCAACGGCAAGATCATCCAGGAACTCGAAGGCGTGTTCCGCGGCGCCCACTGGAATGTGACCAAAGTCATCTGGGGCCGTTTCTGGGACCCACTGCTGGCCAAGGACGTCGACGGTATCCTGCAACGTCGCATGGACGAAGTCATCGACGGCGAGTACCAGAACTACAAGGCCAAAGACGGCGCGTTCGTGCGTGAACATTTCTTCAACACGCCTGAACTCAAGGCGATGGTTGCCGACCTGTCCGACGACGAAATCTGGAAGCTCAACCGTGGCGGCCACGACCCGTACAAGGTCTACGCGGCGTACCACGAAGCGGTCAACCACAAGGAACAGCCTACCGTCATCCTGGCCAAGACCATCAAGGGTTATGGCACCGGTGCCGGCGAAGCGAAGAACACCGCGCACAACACCAAGAAAGTCGATGTGGACAGCCTGAAGTTGTTCCGCGACCGCTTCGACATCCCGGTCAAGGACGAAGAGCTGGAGAACCTGCCGTTCTTCAAGCCGGAGCCAAACAGCGCCGAAGCCCGTTACCTGGCCGAACGCCGTTCCGCACTGGGCGGTTTCGTACCCCAGCGCCGCGCCAACAGCTTCAGCGTCCCGACGCCGGACCTGAGCACCCTCAAGGCTATCCTTGACGGCTCGGGCGACCGTGAAATCTCCACCACCATGGCCTTCGTGCGGATCCTCGCGCAGCTGGTCAAGGACAAGGACATCGGCCCGCGCATCGTCCCGATCATCCCGGACGAAGCCCGTACCTTCGGTATGGAAGGCATGTTCCGTCAGTTGGGCATCTACTCCTCCGTCGGCCAGCTCTACGAGCCAGTCGATAAAGACCAGGTGATGTTCTACAAGGAAGACAAGAAGGGCCAGATCCTCGAAGAAGGCATCAACGAAGCAGGCGCCATGAGCTCCTTCATCGCTGCCGGTACTTCGTACTCCAGCCACAACCAGCCGATGCTGCCGTTCTACATCTTCTATTCGATGTTCGGCTTCCAGCGCATTGGCGACCTGGCTTGGGCAGCAGGCGACAGCCGTACCCGTGGTTTCCTGATCGGCGGTACCGCCGGCCGTACCACGCTCAACGGCGAAGGCCTGCAACACGAAGACGGTCACAGCCACATCCTGGCTGCCACCATCCCTAACTGCCGCACCTTCGATCCAACCTACGGCTATGAGCTGGCGGTGATCATCCAGGACGGCATGAAGAAGATGACCGAAGAGCAGCAGGACGTCTTCTACTACATCACCGTGATGAACGAGTCCTACCAGCAGCCAGCCATGCCGGCCGGCGTGGAAGAAGGCATCATCAAGGGCATGTACCTGCTCGAAGAAGACACCAGGGAAGCAGCGCACCACGTACAGCTGATGGGCTCCGGCACCATCCTGCGCGAAGTGCGTGAAGCGGCGAAGATCCTGCGTGACGAATTCAACGTGGGCGCCGACGTGTGGAGCGTTACCAGCTTCAACGAACTGCGTCGCGACGGCCTGGCCGTGGAGCGCAGCAACCGTCTGCACCCTGGCCAGAAGCCAGCCAAGAGCTACGTCGAAGAGTGCCTGGCCGGCCGTAAAGGTCCAGTCATCGCCTCTACCGACTACATGAAACTGTTTGCTGAACAAATTCGCCAGTGGGTCCCGTCCAAGGAATTCAAAGTCCTGGGCACCGACGGTTTCGGCCGCAGTGACAGCCGCAAGAAGCTGCGTCACTTCTTCGAAGTCGACCGTCACTTCGTGGTGTTGGCAGCCCTGGAAGCCTTGGCTGACCGTGGTGAGATCGAACCGAAGGTGGTGGCTGATGCCATCGTCAAGTTCGGGATCAACCCGGAAAAACGCAACCCACTGGACTGCTGA
- a CDS encoding putative bifunctional diguanylate cyclase/phosphodiesterase, translating into MKSQPDVARMGTEVVTQLPVPSRLGMLRFERLNEASWALLYLDPNCERQFGLPAVELCALLGTPYASLMEPQARYQLHDAIQQQLTHSPHYLVRYTLHTNDGPLSLLEMGEAYKQHNRHLLRGYLMVVDGLFSEIPATVPTADLENQNSRLQIALELNQRAQQEQLQHLERVRAQQELILLLARQRYTTPNSLQEAAELITRSACDIYQIDCASIWNLEGQRLVPISAYHRADQQHHLPEAIDAGCFPDYLEALHSSRAIDATNAMRDPRTREMADSLLAKDVHAMLDASIRVDGQVVGVLCLEQSGSSRAWQSDEIAFAGELADQFAQVINNHNRRTATSALHLFQRAVEQSANAFLLVNCDGVVEYVNPSFTAITQYSAEEVHGHRLAQLPALENLSELLFDAPSSLAKSNSWQGEFKSRRKNLEPYWGQLSISKVYGDNRELTHYIGIYEDITQTKLAQQRIERLAYTDNLTNLGNRPAFIRNLDERFARDSNSPISLLLVDIDNFKRINDSLGHQTGDKLLISLARRLRNSLSSGGSLARFASNEFAVLLDDTDLETGQQVASQLLATLDKPMFVDNQLISVTGSVGLACAPLHGRDPQTLMRNAGLALHKAKANGKHQVQVFTEALNAEASYKLFVENNLRRALTQNELDVFYQPKLCLRSGRLLGMEALLRWNHPEKGMIRPDQFISVAEETGLIIPIGKWIARQACRMSRQLTAAGLGNLQVAINLSPKQFSDPDLVASIATILKEEQLPANLLELELTEGLLLEATEDTRLQLDQLKSFGLTLAMDDFGTGYSSLSYLKKFPIDIIKIDRSFIHEIPDNQDDMEITSAVIAMAHNLKLKVVAEGIETAEQLAFLRRHRCDVGQGYLFDRPIPGAELLDKLKRYPRGPIA; encoded by the coding sequence ATGAAAAGCCAACCCGATGTCGCCCGAATGGGGACCGAGGTAGTGACGCAGTTACCGGTGCCTTCGCGCCTCGGTATGCTGCGTTTCGAGCGGCTTAATGAGGCAAGCTGGGCGCTGCTGTACCTGGACCCCAATTGCGAGCGCCAATTCGGCCTGCCGGCAGTCGAACTCTGCGCCCTGCTCGGCACGCCGTACGCCAGCCTGATGGAGCCCCAGGCGCGCTATCAGCTGCACGACGCGATCCAGCAGCAATTGACCCACAGCCCCCACTACCTGGTGCGCTACACCCTGCACACCAACGACGGCCCGCTGAGCCTGCTGGAAATGGGCGAGGCCTACAAGCAACACAACCGTCATCTGCTGCGCGGCTACCTGATGGTAGTCGATGGCCTGTTCAGCGAGATTCCCGCCACGGTGCCCACCGCCGATCTGGAAAACCAGAACAGCCGCCTGCAAATCGCCCTGGAGCTCAACCAGCGCGCACAGCAGGAACAGCTGCAGCACCTGGAACGGGTACGCGCCCAGCAGGAGCTGATCCTGCTGCTGGCCCGCCAACGCTACACCACGCCCAACTCGCTGCAGGAAGCGGCTGAACTGATCACCCGCAGCGCCTGCGACATCTATCAGATCGACTGCGCCAGTATCTGGAACCTGGAAGGTCAGCGCCTGGTGCCGATTTCGGCCTATCACCGCGCCGACCAGCAGCACCATTTGCCTGAAGCGATCGACGCCGGTTGCTTCCCCGATTACCTTGAGGCCCTGCACAGCAGCCGCGCGATCGATGCCACCAATGCCATGCGCGACCCGCGCACCCGGGAGATGGCCGACAGCCTGCTGGCCAAGGACGTTCACGCCATGCTCGACGCGAGCATCCGGGTGGATGGCCAGGTGGTCGGCGTGCTGTGCCTTGAGCAAAGCGGCAGTTCGCGCGCCTGGCAGTCCGATGAAATCGCCTTTGCCGGCGAGCTGGCGGACCAGTTCGCCCAAGTCATCAACAACCACAACCGACGCACCGCCACCAGCGCCCTGCACCTGTTCCAGCGTGCGGTGGAACAAAGCGCCAACGCGTTTTTGCTGGTCAATTGCGATGGCGTGGTGGAGTACGTCAACCCCAGCTTCACCGCGATCACCCAATACAGCGCCGAAGAGGTGCACGGCCATCGCCTGGCGCAGTTGCCGGCCCTGGAGAATCTCAGCGAGTTGCTGTTCGATGCGCCGTCGAGCCTGGCCAAGAGCAACAGCTGGCAAGGTGAGTTCAAAAGCCGGCGCAAAAACCTGGAACCTTACTGGGGCCAGTTGTCGATTTCCAAGGTGTATGGCGACAACCGTGAGTTGACCCACTACATCGGCATCTACGAAGACATCACCCAGACCAAGCTGGCGCAACAGCGCATCGAACGTCTGGCCTACACCGACAACCTGACCAACCTGGGCAACCGCCCGGCCTTCATCCGCAACCTCGACGAGCGCTTTGCCCGCGACAGCAACAGCCCGATCAGCCTGCTGCTGGTGGACATCGACAACTTCAAGCGGATCAACGACAGCCTCGGCCACCAGACCGGTGACAAGTTGCTGATCAGCCTGGCCCGTCGCCTGCGCAACAGCTTGAGCAGCGGCGGCAGCCTGGCGCGCTTTGCCAGTAACGAGTTCGCGGTGCTGCTGGACGATACCGACCTGGAGACCGGGCAGCAGGTCGCCAGCCAGTTGCTGGCCACCCTCGACAAGCCGATGTTCGTCGACAACCAATTGATCAGCGTGACCGGTTCCGTGGGCCTGGCCTGCGCGCCACTGCACGGGCGCGATCCGCAGACCCTGATGCGCAACGCCGGGCTGGCCCTGCACAAGGCCAAGGCCAACGGCAAGCACCAGGTGCAAGTGTTTACCGAAGCCCTGAACGCCGAGGCGAGTTACAAGCTGTTCGTGGAAAACAACCTGCGCCGCGCCCTCACCCAGAACGAGCTGGACGTGTTCTACCAGCCCAAGCTGTGCCTGCGCAGTGGCCGTCTGCTGGGCATGGAAGCGCTGCTGCGCTGGAACCACCCGGAAAAGGGCATGATCCGCCCCGATCAGTTCATCAGCGTGGCCGAAGAAACCGGCTTGATCATCCCCATCGGCAAATGGATCGCACGCCAGGCCTGCCGCATGAGCCGGCAGTTGACGGCGGCGGGCCTGGGCAACTTGCAGGTGGCGATCAACCTGTCGCCCAAGCAGTTTTCCGATCCGGATCTGGTGGCTTCGATTGCCACCATCCTCAAGGAAGAACAGCTGCCAGCCAACCTGCTGGAGCTGGAGCTGACCGAAGGCCTGCTGCTGGAGGCCACCGAAGACACGCGCCTGCAACTGGACCAGTTGAAGAGCTTTGGCCTGACCCTGGCCATGGACGACTTCGGCACCGGTTATTCGTCGCTGAGCTACTTGAAAAAATTCCCCATCGACATCATTAAGATTGATCGCAGCTTTATCCACGAAATCCCGGACAACCAGGACGACATGGAAATCACCTCGGCGGTTATCGCCATGGCCCACAACCTCAAGCTCAAGGTGGTGGCCGAGGGCATCGAGACGGCCGAGCAACTGGCGTTCCTGCGCCGGCATCGTTGCGATGTGGGCCAGGGCTACCTGTTCGACCGGCCAATCCCCGGTGCAGAGCTGCTGGACAAGCTTAAACGCTACCCGCGCGGGCCAATCGCCTGA
- the aceF gene encoding dihydrolipoyllysine-residue acetyltransferase: MSELIRVPDIGSGEGEVIELFVKVGDTVEADQSILTLESDKASMEIPAPKAGVVKSLKVKLGDRLKEGDELLELEIEGAADAAPAAAAPAAAAPAPAAEKPAAAAEAAPAPAAAPAAATVQDIHVPDIGSSGKAKIIELLVKVGDTVEADQSLITLESDKASMEIPSPAAGVVESIAVKLEDEVGTGDFILKLKVQGAAPAAPAPAAAPAATKAEAAPAAAAAPAPAAKAEAAPAPAAAAPAPSGAKVHAGPAVRQLAREFGVELSAVSASGPHGRVLKEDVQAYVKAMMQKAKEAPAAGGATGGSGIPPIRTVDFSRFGEIEEVPMTRLMQIGAAGLHASWLNIPHVTQFDQADITDLEAFRVAQKAVAEKAGVKLTVLPLLLKACAHLLKELPDFNSSLAPSGKAIIRKKYVHIGFAVDTPDGLLVPVIKNVDQKSLLQLAAEAAALAAKARDKKLTPDDMQGACFTISSLGHIGGTGFTPIVNAPEVAILGVSKATIQPVWDGKAFQPKLMLPLSLSYDHRVINGAAAARFTQRLSQLLNDIRTILL, translated from the coding sequence GTGAGCGAACTCATTCGCGTACCTGACATCGGCAGCGGTGAAGGTGAAGTAATCGAGCTGTTTGTGAAGGTCGGCGACACCGTCGAAGCCGACCAGAGCATCCTGACCCTGGAGTCGGACAAGGCGAGCATGGAAATCCCTGCTCCCAAGGCCGGCGTGGTCAAGAGCCTGAAAGTGAAGCTGGGCGACCGCCTGAAAGAAGGCGACGAACTGCTGGAGCTGGAAATCGAAGGTGCTGCCGATGCAGCCCCTGCGGCTGCCGCTCCGGCCGCCGCTGCGCCTGCGCCTGCTGCTGAAAAGCCTGCCGCCGCTGCCGAGGCTGCTCCAGCCCCGGCCGCTGCACCTGCCGCCGCCACCGTCCAGGACATTCACGTTCCGGACATCGGCTCGTCGGGCAAGGCCAAGATCATCGAGTTGCTGGTCAAGGTGGGCGACACCGTCGAAGCCGACCAGTCGCTGATCACCCTGGAGTCCGACAAGGCCTCCATGGAGATCCCATCGCCGGCTGCCGGCGTGGTGGAAAGCATCGCGGTCAAGCTGGAAGATGAAGTCGGCACTGGCGACTTTATCCTCAAGCTCAAAGTACAAGGTGCCGCACCTGCTGCTCCAGCGCCTGCCGCCGCTCCGGCTGCGACCAAGGCTGAAGCTGCCCCGGCCGCTGCTGCTGCACCGGCTCCTGCTGCAAAAGCCGAGGCTGCACCGGCTCCAGCCGCTGCCGCGCCTGCGCCAAGCGGTGCCAAGGTGCATGCCGGCCCTGCCGTGCGTCAGCTGGCCCGTGAATTCGGCGTCGAACTGAGCGCCGTCTCGGCCAGCGGCCCTCACGGCCGCGTGCTGAAAGAAGACGTGCAGGCTTACGTCAAAGCCATGATGCAGAAGGCCAAGGAAGCGCCAGCTGCTGGCGGCGCTACCGGCGGCTCGGGCATTCCGCCAATCCGTACCGTGGATTTCAGCCGCTTCGGCGAAATCGAAGAAGTGCCGATGACCCGCCTGATGCAAATCGGCGCGGCAGGTCTGCACGCAAGCTGGCTGAACATCCCGCACGTGACTCAGTTCGACCAGGCCGATATCACCGACCTGGAAGCGTTCCGCGTTGCACAGAAAGCCGTGGCCGAGAAAGCCGGTGTAAAACTGACCGTGTTGCCCCTGCTGCTCAAGGCCTGTGCACACCTGCTCAAGGAACTGCCGGACTTCAACAGCTCGCTGGCGCCAAGCGGCAAAGCGATCATTCGCAAGAAATACGTGCACATCGGCTTTGCCGTCGACACGCCTGACGGCCTGCTGGTACCGGTCATCAAGAACGTCGACCAGAAGAGCCTGCTGCAACTGGCCGCCGAGGCTGCTGCGCTGGCCGCCAAGGCCCGCGACAAGAAGCTCACCCCGGACGACATGCAGGGCGCGTGCTTCACCATCTCCAGCCTCGGGCACATTGGCGGTACTGGCTTCACGCCAATCGTCAACGCGCCGGAAGTGGCGATCCTGGGTGTGTCCAAGGCGACTATCCAGCCGGTCTGGGACGGTAAGGCGTTCCAGCCGAAGCTGATGCTGCCACTGTCGCTGTCCTACGATCACCGTGTGATCAACGGCGCCGCGGCGGCACGCTTCACCCAGCGCCTGAGCCAGTTGCTGAACGACATCCGCACCATCCTGCTGTAA
- the msrA gene encoding peptide-methionine (S)-S-oxide reductase MsrA — MVLRSEILVNKNVLPTQEQALPGRETPMALPETHFVNGNPLLGPFTDDVGFAIFGLGCFWGAERKFWQRDGVVSTVVGYAGGFTPNPTYEEVCSGLTGHSEVVLVVYDQAKVKYEDLLKMFWELHNPTQGMRQGNDIGSQYRSVIYATTPEQLAAAKASAQAYQQELTKAGLGEITTEIDEAPTVYFAEAYHQQYLAKNPQGYCGIGGTGVTCPI, encoded by the coding sequence ATGGTCTTGCGCTCGGAAATTCTGGTGAACAAAAACGTGCTGCCTACTCAAGAACAAGCTCTGCCTGGCCGTGAAACCCCGATGGCCCTGCCGGAGACGCATTTCGTCAACGGCAACCCGCTGCTGGGCCCGTTTACCGACGACGTCGGCTTCGCGATCTTCGGCCTCGGTTGCTTCTGGGGGGCCGAACGCAAGTTCTGGCAGCGCGACGGAGTGGTCAGCACCGTGGTCGGCTACGCCGGCGGCTTCACGCCGAACCCGACCTACGAAGAAGTCTGCTCAGGCCTGACCGGCCACAGCGAAGTGGTGCTGGTGGTGTATGACCAGGCCAAAGTGAAATACGAAGACCTGCTGAAGATGTTCTGGGAACTGCACAACCCCACCCAGGGCATGCGCCAGGGTAACGATATTGGCAGCCAATACCGCTCGGTTATCTACGCCACCACGCCGGAGCAACTGGCGGCGGCCAAAGCCAGCGCCCAGGCGTATCAGCAAGAGCTGACCAAGGCTGGCCTGGGCGAAATCACCACCGAAATCGACGAGGCGCCAACGGTGTACTTCGCCGAGGCGTATCACCAACAGTACCTGGCGAAGAACCCGCAGGGCTACTGCGGCATCGGCGGCACTGGCGTGACCTGCCCGATCTGA
- a CDS encoding 23S rRNA (adenine(2030)-N(6))-methyltransferase RlmJ — protein sequence MNYRHAFHAGNHADVFKHLTLTRLIALMSRKEQPFAYLDTHAGIGLYDLQGDQANRTGEYLEGIARLWGANDLPPLTADYMRVLHEMNPDGQLRYYPGSPELARRLTRPQDRVLLNEKHPEDGVLLKDNMKGDRRVKVHLGEGWHVPRALLPVPEKRALMLIDPPFEKLDEMQRCAASLKEAVSRMRQTVAAIWYPVKDQRMLRRFYQDLAGTGAPKLLRVELLVHPLDTPNTLTGSGLAIANPPWGLEEELRELLPWLSKQLGQTQGGWQMDWLIAE from the coding sequence ATGAACTATCGTCACGCCTTTCACGCCGGCAACCACGCCGATGTCTTCAAACACCTGACCTTGACCCGCCTCATCGCCCTGATGTCGCGCAAGGAGCAGCCGTTCGCCTACCTTGATACCCATGCCGGTATCGGCCTGTACGATTTGCAAGGTGACCAGGCCAACCGCACCGGTGAATACCTGGAAGGCATCGCCCGCCTGTGGGGCGCGAACGACTTGCCGCCGCTTACCGCCGATTACATGCGCGTGCTGCACGAGATGAACCCGGATGGCCAGTTGCGTTACTACCCAGGTTCGCCGGAACTGGCGCGGCGCCTCACGCGCCCCCAGGACCGTGTGCTGCTCAACGAAAAGCACCCGGAAGACGGCGTGTTGCTCAAGGACAACATGAAGGGCGATCGCCGGGTCAAGGTGCACCTTGGCGAAGGCTGGCATGTGCCGCGCGCCCTGTTGCCGGTGCCGGAAAAACGCGCGCTGATGCTGATCGACCCACCGTTTGAAAAGCTCGACGAAATGCAGCGTTGCGCGGCGTCCCTCAAGGAAGCCGTCAGCCGCATGCGCCAGACGGTCGCGGCGATCTGGTACCCGGTGAAAGACCAGCGCATGCTGCGCCGCTTCTACCAGGACCTGGCCGGCACCGGCGCGCCGAAACTGTTGCGCGTGGAATTGCTGGTGCACCCACTGGACACGCCCAACACCCTGACCGGTTCGGGCCTGGCGATTGCCAACCCACCGTGGGGCCTGGAAGAAGAGTTGCGTGAATTGCTGCCGTGGCTGTCCAAACAGCTAGGCCAGACCCAGGGTGGGTGGCAGATGGACTGGTTGATCGCTGAGTAA